A single region of the Plasmodium chabaudi chabaudi strain AS genome assembly, chromosome: 3 genome encodes:
- a CDS encoding ribosomal protein L12, mitochondrial, putative yields MINKCRHAKLLLHNSKAYNKRGNDPILSLKKIIQKNSNICFFQICRNIFSSTSSSSYDVFDKIKDSNDKQDDVENESTKKRKPSKKVLKLVDDILNLTLIEAADLCDLCQEKLEGNKSFNNGYFINRNPFPHPSSFFGASNMPPINSGLNMPNPNITNTSTNVESENPDIKQTNENTKGEEKKKQTKNTFSIKLEKFDVKNKINTIKEIRKITNVGLKEAKEMVESAPFYIQKNVPAEQAEEIKKTFEGLGATIILE; encoded by the exons ATGATTAATAAATGTAGGCATGCCAAATTACTTCTTCACAATTCAAAGGCTTATAACAAAAGGGGTAATGATCCTATATTaagtttgaaaaaaataatacaaaaaaattcaaatatttgtttttttcaaatatgtcgaaatatattttcctcTACAAGCAGTAGTAGTTACGACGTGTTTGATAAAATCAAAGATTCGAATGATAAACAAGATGATGTAGAAAATGAatctacaaaaaaaagaaagccATCAAAAAAGGTATTAAAATTAGTtgatgatatattaaatttgacATTAATCGAAGCAGCAGATTTATGTGACTTATGTCAAGAAAAATTAGAAGGGaataaatcatttaataatggatattttataaatcgAAATCCATTTCCACATCCTTCATCATTTTTCGGAGCTTCAAATATGCCACCAATAAATAGCGGACTTAATATGCCAAACCCAAACATAACCAATACGTCTACTAATGTGGAAAGTGAAAACCCCGATATAAAACAAACGAATGAAAATACCAAAggtgaagaaaaaaagaaacaaacTAAAAATACTTTTAGTATCAAGCTAGAAAAATTTgatgttaaaaataaaattaatactaTCAAAGAGATTCGAAAAATAACTAACGTTGGCTTGAAGGAAGCCAAGGAAATGGTGGAGAGCGCCCCCTTCTACATACAAAAGA ACGTCCCGGCGGAGCAGGCCGAAGAAATCAAAAAGACTTTTGAAGGCCTCGGAGCAACAATCATTTTAGAGTAA
- a CDS encoding peptide chain release factor subunit 1, putative, translating to MEVDRDANVEQWKIKRLIKKLENAKGNGTSMISLIIRSKDEVSRINKMLADELGTASNIKSRVNRLSVLSAITSTQQKLKLYNKTPPKGLVVYCGTVVTEDGKEKKMSIDFEPFRPINTSLYLCDNKFHVEALKELLESDDKFGFIIVDGNGALFGTIQGNAREVIRRFTVDLPKKHGRGGQSALRFARLRLEKRHNYLRKVAEVSTSVFITNDKVNVLGIVLAGSADFKNDLLHSDLFDQRLYAKVIKIVDISYGGDNGFNQAIELSGEALQNVKFIQEKKLIGKFFEEIAQDTGKVVYGIEDTLKALEIGAVELLIVYEGLDIIRLTTKNNVTNQTKTMHIFPHDEKQESLYKENNVELEVVEKILLTDWIINNYKKYGASLDFVTNKSQEGAQFQKGFGGFGGMLRYKIDLNLYDEDVDSDVELF from the exons ATGGAAGTCGATCGTGACGCAAATGTTGAAcaatggaaaataaaaagactGATCAAAAAATTAGAGAACGCAAAAGG AAACGGAACCAGCATGATTAGCCTTATTATACGAAGCAAAGATGAAGTATCGAGAATCAACAAAATGTTGGCTGACGAACTCGGAACAGCTTCCAACATCAAAAGTAGAGTCAACCGACTCAGTGTGCTATCCGCGATTACCTCGACCCAGCAAA AGCTAAAGCTGTACAATAAGACTCCGCCCAAGGGGCTCGTCGTGTATTGTGGAACTGTGGTGACCGAAGATgggaaagaaaaaaagatgTCTATAGATTTTGAGCCCTTTCGACCAATCAACACTAGTTTGTATTTGTGtgataataaatttcaTGTTGAAGCACTAAAAGAATTATTAGAAAGCGATGATAAATTTGGATTTATTATAGTAGATGGTAATGGTGCATTATTTGGAACAATACAAGGAAATGCAAGAGAAGTTATTCGAAGGTTTACAGTTGATTTACCAAAGAAACATGGACGTGGTGGTCAAAGTGCGTTACGTTTTGCACGTTTAAGATTAGAAAAAAGACATAACTATTTAAGAAAAGTTGCCGAAGTATCTACATCTGTATTTATAACAAATGATAAAGTTAATGTCTTAGGTATTGTGCTAGCAGGAAGTGcagattttaaaaatgatttattaCATAGTGATCTATTTGATCAAAGATTATATGcaaaagttataaaaattgtagaTATATCTTATGGAGGTGATAATGGATTTAATCAAGCTATAGAACTTAGTGGAGAGGCTTTACAAAATGTGAAATTTAtacaagaaaaaaaattaataggAAAATTCTTTGAAGAAATTGCACAAGACACAGGCAAAGTTGTATACGGTATTGAAGATACTTTAAAAGCATTAGAAATCGGAGCTGttgaattattaattgTTTATGAAGGTTTAGATATTATTCGATTgacaacaaaaaataatgttacCAATCAAACGAAAACGatgcatatatttcctCATGATGAAAAACAAGAATCgttatataaagaaaataatgttgAATTAGAAGTTGtagaaaaaattttattaacagattggattattaataattataaaaaatatggtgCTTCCTTAGATTTTGTTACTAATAAATCTCAAGAAGGTGCACAATTTCAAAAAGGATTTGGAGGTTTTGGTGGTATGCTTAGATATAAAATcgatttaaatttatatgatgaAGATGTAGATAGTGATGTtgaattgttttaa